The Streptomyces sp. NBC_00162 genome window below encodes:
- a CDS encoding catalase has protein sequence MSKRTLTTESGAPVADNQNSATAGVGGPLLVQDQQLLEKLARFNRERIPERVVHARGSAAYGHFEVTDDVTAYTSAAFLNTVGKKTETFLRFSTVADSLGGADAVRDPRGFALKFYTEEGNYDLVGNNTPVFFIKDPIKFPDFIHSQKRDPFTGKQEPDNVWDFWAHAPEATHQITWLMGDRGIPASYRHMNGYGSHTYQWTNESGEAFFVKYHFKTNQGIRCLSGEQAAELVGSDANSHQTDLLQAIERGVNPSWTLYVQIMPAAEAADYRFNPFDLTKVWPHSDYPLQRVGRLVLDRNPDNVFAEVEQSAFSPNNFVPGITASPDKMLQGRLFAYADAQRYRLGVNHTLLPVNAPKATKAENYGRDGVMALRNGSRHDKNYEPNSYQGPAETGLALGAPKAVSGYTGTHEAPAHTKDDDFFQAGELYRLMSEAEKQRLVANIAGGLSQVTLEDVIEKNLAHFHAADADYGKRVEEAVRALRDA, from the coding sequence ATGTCGAAGCGCACGCTGACGACCGAGTCCGGCGCCCCGGTCGCCGACAATCAGAACTCCGCCACCGCCGGCGTCGGTGGCCCGCTCCTGGTCCAGGACCAGCAGCTCCTCGAGAAGCTTGCCCGCTTCAACCGTGAGCGCATCCCGGAGCGCGTGGTGCACGCCCGCGGCTCGGCCGCGTACGGCCACTTCGAGGTGACCGACGACGTCACCGCGTACACCAGCGCCGCGTTCCTGAACACGGTCGGCAAGAAGACCGAGACCTTCCTGCGGTTCTCCACCGTGGCCGACTCGCTGGGTGGCGCGGACGCGGTCCGCGACCCGCGCGGCTTCGCGCTGAAGTTCTACACCGAAGAGGGCAACTACGACCTCGTCGGCAACAACACCCCGGTGTTCTTCATCAAGGACCCGATCAAGTTCCCCGACTTCATCCACTCCCAGAAGCGCGACCCCTTCACGGGCAAGCAGGAGCCGGACAACGTCTGGGACTTCTGGGCGCACGCCCCCGAGGCGACGCACCAGATCACCTGGCTCATGGGTGACCGCGGTATCCCGGCGTCGTACCGTCACATGAACGGCTACGGCTCCCACACGTACCAGTGGACCAACGAGTCGGGCGAGGCCTTCTTCGTCAAGTACCACTTCAAGACGAACCAGGGCATCCGCTGCCTGTCGGGCGAGCAGGCCGCCGAGCTCGTCGGCTCGGACGCGAACTCGCACCAGACCGACCTGCTGCAGGCGATCGAGCGCGGTGTGAACCCGAGCTGGACCCTCTACGTCCAGATCATGCCCGCCGCCGAGGCCGCGGACTACCGCTTCAACCCGTTCGACCTCACCAAGGTGTGGCCGCACAGCGACTACCCGCTGCAGCGCGTGGGCCGTCTGGTCCTCGACCGCAACCCGGACAACGTCTTCGCCGAGGTCGAGCAGTCCGCCTTCTCCCCGAACAACTTCGTCCCGGGCATCACCGCCTCGCCGGACAAGATGCTCCAGGGCCGTCTCTTCGCGTACGCCGACGCCCAGCGCTACCGCCTCGGTGTGAACCACACCCTGCTGCCGGTCAACGCCCCGAAGGCGACGAAGGCCGAGAACTACGGCCGCGACGGTGTCATGGCGCTGCGCAACGGCTCGCGCCACGACAAGAACTACGAGCCCAACTCGTACCAGGGTCCGGCCGAGACCGGTCTGGCACTGGGCGCCCCGAAGGCCGTCTCCGGCTACACGGGCACCCACGAGGCCCCGGCCCACACCAAGGACGACGACTTCTTCCAGGCCGGTGAGCTCTACCGCCTGATGTCGGAGGCCGAGAAGCAGCGTCTGGTGGCGAACATCGCCGGCGGTCTGTCTCAGGTCACCCTGGAAGACGTCATCGAGAAGAACCTGGCTCACTTCCACGCCGCCGACGCCGACTACGGCAAGCGCGTCGAGGAGGCCGTCCGCGCCCTGCGCGACGCCTGA
- a CDS encoding 8-oxoguanine deaminase: MAASAALDSAVERIVIENCAIATVDANDTEYASGHVVVAGNKIESIGAGKAPENLENVVRRIDGTGHLVTPGLVNTHHHFYQWITRGLATDHNLFNWLVALYPTWARIDEQMTYTAAQGSLAAMARGGVTTAMDHHYVYPKGSGDLSGSIIRAASEMGVRFTLARGSMDRSEKDGGLPPDHAVETLEGALADTEATVKKYHDASFDAMTQVAVAPCSPFSVSTELLKQGAELARRLGVRMHTHGSETVEEEQFCKELFGMGPTDYFESTGWLGEDVWMAHSVHMNDSDIAAFARTKTGVAHCPSSNARLAAGIARVPDMLAAGVPVGLGVDGTASNESGELHTELRNALLINRLNPVHRERALNARQALRLGTYGGAQVLGRADNIGSLEVGKCADFVLWNLSTFLHSSIADPVTALVFGAAAPVTASFVNGKQIVENNRLLFADEDAIAVSTREEAQRLARISAQG, encoded by the coding sequence ATGGCAGCATCGGCAGCCCTTGACAGCGCGGTCGAGCGCATCGTCATCGAGAACTGTGCGATCGCGACCGTCGACGCCAACGACACCGAGTACGCCTCGGGTCACGTCGTCGTCGCCGGCAACAAGATCGAGTCCATCGGCGCGGGCAAGGCCCCCGAGAACCTCGAGAACGTCGTCCGCCGCATCGACGGCACCGGGCACCTCGTGACTCCCGGTCTGGTCAACACGCACCACCACTTCTACCAGTGGATCACGCGTGGCCTGGCCACCGACCACAACCTCTTCAACTGGCTCGTCGCGCTGTACCCGACCTGGGCGCGCATCGACGAGCAGATGACCTACACGGCGGCCCAGGGCTCCCTCGCCGCGATGGCCCGTGGCGGTGTCACCACCGCGATGGACCACCACTACGTCTACCCCAAGGGCTCCGGCGACCTCTCCGGCTCGATCATCCGCGCCGCGTCCGAGATGGGCGTACGGTTCACCCTCGCCCGCGGTTCCATGGACCGCAGCGAGAAGGACGGCGGCCTGCCGCCGGACCACGCGGTGGAGACCCTCGAGGGTGCGCTCGCCGACACCGAGGCGACCGTGAAGAAGTACCACGACGCCTCCTTCGACGCGATGACCCAGGTCGCCGTCGCCCCGTGCTCCCCCTTCTCGGTCTCCACCGAGCTGCTGAAGCAGGGCGCCGAGCTGGCCCGCCGCCTGGGTGTGCGCATGCACACGCACGGCTCCGAGACCGTCGAGGAAGAGCAGTTCTGCAAGGAACTGTTCGGCATGGGCCCGACCGACTACTTCGAGTCGACCGGCTGGCTCGGCGAGGACGTGTGGATGGCGCACAGCGTCCACATGAACGACTCCGACATCGCCGCGTTCGCCCGCACCAAGACCGGTGTCGCGCACTGCCCGTCCTCCAACGCCCGTCTGGCCGCCGGCATCGCCCGCGTCCCGGACATGCTCGCCGCCGGTGTCCCGGTCGGCCTCGGCGTGGACGGCACCGCCTCCAACGAGTCCGGTGAGCTGCACACCGAGCTGCGCAACGCGCTGCTGATCAACCGCCTGAACCCGGTCCACCGCGAGCGCGCCCTCAACGCGCGCCAGGCCCTGCGCCTCGGCACCTACGGCGGCGCCCAGGTCCTCGGCCGCGCCGACAACATCGGCTCGCTCGAGGTCGGCAAGTGCGCCGACTTCGTGCTGTGGAACCTGAGCACCTTCCTGCACTCCTCGATCGCCGACCCGGTCACCGCGCTGGTCTTCGGTGCCGCGGCCCCTGTCACGGCTTCGTTCGTCAACGGCAAGCAGATCGTCGAGAACAACCGACTCCTCTTCGCCGACGAGGACGCCATCGCCGTGTCCACGCGGGAAGAGGCCCAGCGTCTCGCGCGGATCTCCGCGCAGGGCTGA
- the uraD gene encoding 2-oxo-4-hydroxy-4-carboxy-5-ureidoimidazoline decarboxylase codes for MTSSPTPGLTRFNALDDSAATAELHEVCASSAWGSKLLAQRPFASVESLFAANESAMAELTAEDLGEAMGGHAPIGRPKPGDPTSAREQRGMAGASEELKNELLELNLAYQEKFGHVFLICATGATGAFMRDAVKVRIDNSPEQEREIARGELVKINKIRLTRLVELAEEGE; via the coding sequence GTGACTTCGAGTCCGACCCCGGGTCTCACCCGGTTCAACGCCTTGGACGACAGCGCGGCCACGGCCGAGCTGCACGAGGTGTGCGCCAGTTCGGCATGGGGGAGCAAGCTGCTCGCCCAGCGCCCCTTCGCCAGCGTCGAGTCCCTGTTCGCCGCGAACGAGTCCGCCATGGCGGAGCTCACCGCGGAGGACCTGGGCGAAGCGATGGGAGGCCACGCGCCGATCGGCCGGCCGAAGCCGGGAGACCCGACCTCCGCCCGCGAGCAGCGTGGCATGGCCGGTGCCTCGGAGGAGCTCAAGAACGAGCTCCTCGAGCTGAACCTGGCGTACCAGGAGAAGTTCGGCCACGTCTTCCTCATCTGCGCCACCGGTGCGACCGGTGCGTTCATGCGGGACGCGGTCAAGGTCCGGATCGACAACTCGCCGGAGCAGGAGCGAGAGATCGCCCGCGGTGAGCTCGTCAAGATCAACAAGATCCGCCTGACCCGCCTCGTCGAACTCGCAGAAGAAGGAGAGTGA
- the uraH gene encoding hydroxyisourate hydrolase, whose protein sequence is MSTETTASVSTHILDTSIGKPAEGVAISLSARTGLDGEWAALGGSATDADGRCKDLPALPEGTTHVRLDFETETYFEKKQAEAQQDAPRVRDSGAFFPEVTITFAVNPGEHYHVPLLLNPFGYSVYRGS, encoded by the coding sequence ATGAGCACCGAGACCACCGCGTCGGTGTCCACGCACATCCTGGACACCAGCATCGGCAAGCCCGCCGAAGGCGTCGCCATCTCCCTGTCGGCCCGTACGGGTCTCGACGGCGAGTGGGCGGCCCTGGGCGGCTCCGCCACCGATGCGGACGGGCGCTGCAAGGACCTGCCGGCGCTGCCGGAGGGCACCACCCACGTACGTCTCGACTTCGAGACCGAGACGTACTTCGAAAAGAAGCAAGCCGAGGCGCAGCAGGACGCCCCCCGCGTAAGGGACAGCGGTGCGTTCTTCCCCGAGGTCACCATCACGTTCGCGGTGAACCCGGGCGAGCACTATCACGTACCGCTGCTGCTCAACCCGTTCGGCTACTCCGTTTACCGAGGGAGCTAG
- a CDS encoding TIM barrel protein: protein MGYTDQRFDVNLSILFTELPLLERPAAAAAAGFTAVELWWPWIETPTPAQAELDALKKALEDAGTQLVGLNFYAGQLPGPDRGAVSVPGEESERFNANINVAADFAASVGCKALNALYGNRVEGVDPAVQDELALKNLVVAAQAADRVGAILLIETLNKPESPLYPLVSAPAGIEVVDKVNEATGLGNAKFLLDLYHLAMNDEDLSEVIEKYAAKTGHVQIADKPGRGAPGTGELPLEELLDQLKKAGYEGYVGLEYKAADAAASFAWLPAEARAAK from the coding sequence ATGGGATACACGGACCAGCGCTTCGATGTAAACCTTTCGATCCTCTTCACGGAACTCCCGCTTCTGGAGCGTCCTGCGGCTGCCGCCGCGGCGGGCTTCACGGCGGTCGAGCTGTGGTGGCCCTGGATCGAGACCCCCACCCCCGCACAGGCGGAGCTCGACGCCCTCAAGAAGGCTCTTGAGGACGCCGGCACCCAGCTGGTGGGTCTGAACTTCTACGCCGGCCAGCTGCCGGGACCGGACCGCGGTGCGGTGTCGGTTCCCGGTGAGGAGTCGGAGCGCTTCAACGCCAACATCAACGTGGCCGCCGACTTCGCGGCCTCGGTCGGCTGCAAGGCGCTGAACGCCCTCTACGGCAACCGCGTCGAAGGCGTGGACCCCGCCGTTCAGGACGAGCTCGCCCTGAAGAACCTGGTCGTGGCGGCTCAGGCCGCGGACCGCGTCGGCGCGATCCTCCTGATCGAGACCCTCAACAAGCCCGAGTCGCCGCTCTACCCGCTGGTGAGCGCCCCGGCCGGCATCGAGGTAGTGGACAAGGTGAACGAGGCCACCGGTCTCGGCAACGCCAAGTTCCTGCTCGACCTGTACCACCTGGCGATGAACGACGAGGACCTCTCCGAGGTCATCGAAAAGTACGCCGCCAAGACCGGGCACGTCCAGATCGCGGACAAGCCCGGACGAGGTGCCCCCGGCACCGGCGAGCTGCCCCTCGAGGAGCTGCTCGACCAGCTGAAGAAGGCCGGATACGAGGGCTACGTAGGCCTGGAGTACAAGGCCGCCGACGCTGCCGCGTCCTTCGCATGGCTGCCGGCCGAGGCCCGCGCCGCGAAGTAG
- a CDS encoding nucleobase:cation symporter-2 family protein, giving the protein MAAMPRFRKDAVAVPEEKHPVDETLPPLKMFTSGLQHVAAMYAGVVAPPMIVGPAVGLSATETAFLMGASLFTAGLATLLQTLGFWKIGAKLPFVNGVSFAGVTPMIAIGKGEGADAIPVIFGAIIVAGILGFFAAPYFGKLVRFFPPVVTGTVITLIGVSLLPVAFNWSQGGNSTATDYGSMKNIGMAAVTLVIVLLMRKFLRGFLQQISILLGLVAGTLIALPLGMTSFDAVKNASVIGFPTPFHFGAPQFQVAAIISMCIVMLVCMTESTADILALGKIVGRPADAKTIEGGLRADTLGSAISPLFNGFMCSAFAQNIGLVAMTKVRSRFVVAAGGGILILLGLCPMAASVIGVVPLPVLGGAGIVLFGSVAASGIQTLAGAAMEKGENALIVAAAVGIGLIPIAAPEFYHAFPKDLLVVLDSGISTGCVVAILLNLAFNHLGARRGVSTPEPVPVH; this is encoded by the coding sequence GTGGCCGCAATGCCCAGGTTTCGCAAAGACGCAGTCGCAGTACCGGAGGAGAAACACCCGGTCGACGAGACCCTGCCTCCGCTGAAAATGTTCACCAGCGGTCTCCAGCACGTGGCCGCCATGTACGCGGGTGTCGTCGCCCCGCCCATGATCGTGGGCCCCGCCGTCGGGCTCTCCGCCACCGAGACCGCCTTCCTGATGGGCGCCTCGCTCTTCACGGCGGGACTCGCGACCCTCCTCCAGACCCTCGGTTTCTGGAAGATCGGCGCCAAACTCCCCTTCGTCAACGGCGTGTCCTTCGCCGGTGTGACGCCGATGATCGCGATCGGCAAGGGGGAGGGAGCGGACGCCATCCCCGTCATCTTCGGCGCGATCATCGTCGCCGGCATCCTCGGCTTCTTCGCCGCCCCCTACTTCGGCAAACTGGTCCGCTTCTTCCCGCCGGTCGTGACGGGTACGGTCATCACCCTGATCGGCGTCTCGCTGCTGCCCGTCGCGTTCAACTGGTCGCAGGGCGGGAACAGCACCGCCACCGACTACGGCTCGATGAAGAACATCGGCATGGCGGCCGTCACCCTGGTCATCGTCCTGCTGATGCGGAAGTTCCTGCGCGGCTTCCTCCAGCAGATCTCGATCCTGCTCGGCCTGGTCGCGGGCACGCTCATAGCCCTCCCGCTGGGCATGACCAGCTTCGACGCCGTCAAGAACGCCTCGGTGATCGGCTTCCCGACCCCGTTCCACTTCGGCGCCCCGCAGTTCCAGGTCGCCGCGATCATCTCGATGTGCATCGTCATGCTGGTCTGCATGACCGAGTCCACCGCCGACATCCTGGCGCTGGGCAAGATCGTCGGCCGTCCGGCGGACGCGAAGACCATCGAGGGCGGCCTGCGCGCCGACACCCTCGGCAGCGCGATCAGCCCGCTGTTCAACGGCTTCATGTGCAGCGCCTTCGCCCAGAACATCGGGCTGGTCGCCATGACCAAGGTGCGCAGCCGGTTCGTGGTCGCCGCCGGCGGCGGCATCCTGATCCTGCTGGGCCTGTGCCCGATGGCCGCCTCCGTCATCGGCGTGGTCCCGCTGCCGGTCCTCGGCGGCGCCGGCATCGTGCTCTTCGGCTCGGTCGCGGCGAGCGGCATCCAGACCCTGGCCGGCGCGGCCATGGAGAAGGGCGAGAACGCCCTGATCGTCGCCGCCGCGGTGGGCATCGGCCTGATCCCGATCGCCGCGCCGGAGTTCTACCACGCCTTCCCGAAGGACCTCCTGGTCGTCCTGGACTCCGGCATCAGCACCGGCTGCGTGGTGGCGATCCTGCTCAACCTCGCCTTCAACCACCTCGGCGCCCGGCGCGGGGTGAGCACCCCCGAGCCGGTCCCGGTGCACTGA
- the pucL gene encoding factor-independent urate hydroxylase has translation MATILGQNQYGKAENRVVKITRDGDTHHIKDLNVSVALSGDMDDVHYSGSNANVLPTDTTKNTVYAFAKEYGIESAEQFGIHLARWFVNSQEPIQKARIRIEEYSWSRIATSDANSKFIGSDEVNHSFVREGMETRVTQITYDGKNWEVISGLKDLVVMNSTNSEFWGYVKDKYTTLKEAYDRILATQVSARWRFNWSDDEQRMPNWEKSYAETRKHMLQAFAETYSLSLQQTLYQMGSRIINHRSEIDEVRFSLPNKHHFLVDLEPFGLKNDNEVYFAADRPYGLIEATVLRDGVDARIPVDMTNL, from the coding sequence ATGGCCACGATTCTGGGCCAGAACCAGTACGGCAAAGCAGAGAACCGCGTCGTCAAGATCACGCGGGACGGCGACACGCACCACATCAAGGACCTGAACGTCTCGGTCGCCCTCTCCGGCGACATGGACGACGTCCACTACTCCGGCTCGAACGCCAACGTCCTGCCGACGGACACCACCAAGAACACGGTGTACGCGTTCGCCAAGGAGTACGGCATCGAGTCCGCCGAGCAGTTCGGCATCCACCTGGCGCGCTGGTTCGTGAACAGCCAGGAGCCGATCCAGAAGGCGCGCATCCGGATCGAGGAGTACTCCTGGTCCCGGATCGCCACCTCGGACGCCAACTCCAAGTTCATCGGCTCCGACGAGGTGAACCACTCCTTCGTCCGCGAGGGCATGGAGACCCGCGTCACCCAGATCACGTACGACGGCAAGAACTGGGAGGTCATCTCCGGCCTCAAGGACCTGGTCGTCATGAACTCCACGAACTCCGAGTTCTGGGGTTACGTGAAGGACAAGTACACGACGCTGAAGGAGGCCTACGACCGCATCCTGGCCACCCAGGTGTCGGCTCGCTGGCGCTTCAACTGGTCGGACGACGAGCAGCGGATGCCCAACTGGGAGAAGTCCTACGCCGAGACCCGGAAGCACATGCTCCAGGCCTTCGCGGAGACCTACTCCCTCTCGCTGCAGCAGACCCTGTACCAGATGGGTTCGCGCATCATCAACCACCGTTCGGAGATCGACGAGGTCCGCTTCTCGCTCCCGAACAAGCACCACTTCCTCGTCGACCTTGAGCCGTTCGGCCTCAAGAACGACAACGAGGTCTACTTCGCCGCGGACCGCCCGTACGGTCTGATCGAGGCCACTGTTCTCCGGGACGGCGTTGACGCCCGTATCCCCGTGGACATGACCAACCTCTGA
- a CDS encoding GDSL-type esterase/lipase family protein yields MIGFRNVSKDRAGSRVRRLAGAGMVLPLAVGALMAAGAGTSAASPGSGPTAVVSMGDSYISGEAGRWKGNSLTNTGSRNGTDRGWVSGSTYDPGKVYGATAGGCHRSDSAEVRSAGAIADVAVNLACSGATSENVYRASNGGVAFKGEAPQADQLAAVAASHNVKVIALSIGGNDLGFADIIKDCAYDFILWNSYCYDDQQYGVDQKIDAVMGAVGKSVDEVRAVMRGAGYADSSYRIVLQSYPSPIPRGAENRYTQSDWSRLNTGGCPFWNRDSDWARDSLVPQIANRIKGVAAAKGVQFMDLRDMLQGREVCAKASKQVSSTVPASATTSEWARWIDNNESQGLIQESMHPNHFGQLAAGRCLALVVAQPAASGFSCKNTAGADQNGMYLTPAP; encoded by the coding sequence GTGATCGGATTCCGCAACGTCAGCAAGGACCGGGCCGGCAGTCGTGTGCGACGGCTGGCCGGGGCCGGAATGGTTCTGCCGCTCGCCGTCGGCGCCCTGATGGCCGCCGGGGCCGGGACCTCCGCCGCCAGTCCCGGCAGCGGGCCCACCGCCGTGGTCTCCATGGGCGACAGCTACATCTCCGGCGAGGCCGGGCGCTGGAAGGGCAACAGCCTGACCAACACCGGGAGCCGCAACGGCACCGACCGGGGCTGGGTCAGCGGCAGCACCTACGATCCCGGCAAGGTCTACGGGGCCACCGCGGGCGGCTGCCACCGCTCCGACTCCGCCGAGGTGCGCAGCGCCGGGGCGATCGCTGACGTGGCGGTCAACCTGGCCTGTTCCGGGGCCACCTCCGAGAACGTGTACCGCGCCTCCAACGGCGGAGTGGCCTTCAAGGGCGAGGCACCGCAGGCCGATCAGCTCGCCGCGGTGGCCGCGAGCCACAACGTCAAGGTCATCGCGCTGTCCATCGGCGGGAACGACCTCGGCTTCGCCGACATCATCAAGGACTGCGCGTACGACTTCATCCTCTGGAACTCGTACTGCTACGACGACCAGCAGTACGGCGTGGACCAGAAGATCGACGCCGTGATGGGCGCGGTCGGCAAGTCCGTGGACGAGGTCCGGGCCGTGATGCGCGGGGCCGGGTACGCCGACTCCTCCTACCGGATCGTGCTGCAGTCCTATCCGTCGCCGATCCCGCGCGGTGCGGAGAACCGGTACACGCAGAGCGACTGGAGCCGCCTCAACACCGGCGGTTGCCCGTTCTGGAACCGGGACTCGGACTGGGCGCGGGACTCGCTCGTCCCGCAGATCGCGAACCGCATCAAGGGCGTCGCGGCCGCCAAGGGCGTGCAGTTCATGGACCTGCGGGACATGCTCCAGGGGCGCGAGGTGTGCGCCAAGGCGAGCAAGCAGGTGAGCTCGACGGTCCCGGCCTCGGCGACGACGAGCGAATGGGCGCGCTGGATCGACAACAACGAGTCGCAGGGCCTGATCCAGGAGTCCATGCACCCGAACCACTTCGGCCAGCTGGCCGCGGGACGCTGCCTGGCCCTGGTCGTGGCCCAGCCCGCCGCATCCGGCTTCAGCTGCAAGAACACCGCGGGGGCCGACCAGAACGGGATGTACCTGACGCCCGCCCCGTAG
- a CDS encoding thiamine-binding protein produces MRLRVEFTTEPFDLEQAPAHAVAAREVIQKAQLDAVDVGPFGNTAEGEADQVLAAVGALLRDSLEAGATRVSLQVNVIGEDTP; encoded by the coding sequence GTGCGATTGAGAGTGGAATTCACGACCGAGCCCTTCGATCTCGAACAGGCTCCTGCCCATGCCGTGGCCGCCCGCGAGGTCATCCAGAAGGCCCAGCTGGACGCGGTGGATGTCGGCCCGTTCGGAAACACCGCGGAGGGGGAGGCCGACCAGGTGCTGGCCGCGGTGGGCGCGCTGCTGCGCGACTCCCTCGAGGCCGGGGCGACGCGCGTGTCGCTCCAGGTCAATGTGATCGGGGAGGACACGCCATGA
- a CDS encoding helix-turn-helix domain-containing protein, with the protein MTEPRDHPFVTAVKPLVDAMGGELMDPAQAQPDDVVLSWEGQDLLAVRLPQLSDSLDHILAALERRHGVPLSQLDRKSKQDVVRILEARGAFSVRHGVETVAGALGVSRFTVYNYLNRDANPPKGSDKTSKE; encoded by the coding sequence ATGACCGAGCCCCGCGACCACCCCTTCGTCACCGCGGTCAAGCCGCTGGTGGACGCCATGGGCGGCGAGCTGATGGATCCCGCCCAGGCGCAGCCCGACGACGTCGTGCTCAGCTGGGAGGGCCAGGACCTGCTGGCCGTACGCCTGCCCCAGCTCTCGGACTCGCTGGACCACATCCTCGCGGCCCTGGAGCGCCGGCACGGCGTGCCGCTGTCCCAGCTCGACCGCAAGTCCAAGCAGGACGTCGTGCGGATACTGGAGGCGCGAGGCGCCTTCTCCGTGCGGCATGGTGTGGAGACGGTCGCGGGCGCCCTGGGCGTCAGCCGTTTCACGGTCTACAACTACTTGAACCGGGACGCCAATCCCCCCAAAGGGTCCGATAAGACCAGCAAAGAGTGA
- a CDS encoding 2-hydroxy-3-oxopropionate reductase, with protein MSNLPKIAWIGLGIMGSPMAENLLKAGYSVTGFTLEQDKLERLAAAGGTAAGSIAEAVKDADVIITMVPASPQVEAISYGENGILENAKSGALIVDMSSITPQTSVDLAKNAAEKGIRVLDAPVSGGEAGAIEAVLSIMVGGEQADFDEALPVLEALGKTIVLCGPHGSGQTVKAANQLIVAVNIQACAEAVVFLEKSGVNLQAALDVLNGGLAGSTVLTRKKDNFLNRDFKPGFRIDLHHKDMGIVTDAARNVGAALPVGAVVAQLVASLRAQGDGGLDHSALLRAVERLSGAQI; from the coding sequence ATGAGCAACCTCCCCAAGATTGCCTGGATCGGCCTCGGAATCATGGGCTCCCCCATGGCCGAGAACCTCCTGAAGGCCGGCTACTCGGTCACCGGGTTCACCCTGGAGCAGGACAAGCTGGAGCGCCTGGCCGCCGCCGGCGGTACCGCGGCCGGCTCGATCGCCGAGGCCGTCAAGGACGCCGACGTGATCATCACGATGGTGCCCGCCTCCCCGCAGGTCGAGGCCATCTCCTACGGTGAGAACGGCATCCTCGAGAACGCCAAGTCCGGTGCGCTGATCGTCGACATGTCGTCGATCACCCCGCAGACCTCCGTCGACCTGGCGAAGAACGCCGCCGAGAAGGGCATCCGCGTCCTCGACGCCCCGGTGTCCGGCGGTGAGGCCGGCGCCATCGAGGCCGTCCTGTCGATCATGGTGGGCGGCGAGCAGGCCGACTTCGACGAGGCCCTGCCCGTCCTCGAGGCCCTCGGCAAGACCATCGTGCTCTGCGGCCCGCACGGCTCCGGCCAGACGGTGAAGGCCGCGAACCAGCTCATCGTCGCGGTGAACATCCAGGCGTGCGCCGAGGCCGTCGTCTTCCTCGAGAAGTCCGGCGTGAACCTCCAGGCCGCCCTGGACGTCCTCAACGGCGGTCTGGCCGGATCCACGGTCCTGACCCGCAAGAAGGACAACTTCCTGAACCGCGACTTCAAGCCCGGTTTCCGGATCGACCTGCACCACAAGGACATGGGCATCGTCACCGACGCCGCCCGCAACGTGGGTGCCGCCCTGCCGGTCGGCGCGGTCGTCGCCCAGCTGGTCGCCTCGCTGCGCGCCCAGGGTGACGGTGGCCTGGACCACTCGGCCCTGCTCCGTGCCGTCGAGCGCCTCTCCGGCGCCCAGATCTGA
- a CDS encoding 3'-5' exoribonuclease domain-containing protein: MAARTARPSLYISVDIEADGPIPGPYSMISFGAAVAGRQDGGSYTAADPEERTFYRELRPISEEFVPEALAVSGLDRDRLVREGAGPDTAMAEFRAWVREVSAGAQPVMCGYPASFDWTFLYWYLMRFGGDSPFGHSGCLDMKTLYATKARVPLRAAVKGRMPSGLLSRRRHTHHALDDAIEQAELMSNLMLWQP; the protein is encoded by the coding sequence ATGGCAGCCCGTACCGCACGACCCAGTCTGTACATCTCCGTCGACATCGAGGCCGACGGACCCATTCCCGGTCCGTACTCGATGATCAGCTTCGGGGCCGCCGTCGCCGGGCGGCAGGACGGCGGGTCGTATACGGCCGCCGACCCCGAAGAGCGCACCTTCTACCGGGAGTTGCGGCCGATCAGCGAGGAGTTCGTACCCGAGGCGCTCGCCGTCAGCGGGCTCGACCGGGACCGGCTGGTCCGCGAGGGCGCCGGTCCGGACACGGCGATGGCGGAGTTCCGCGCCTGGGTCCGGGAGGTCTCGGCCGGCGCGCAGCCGGTGATGTGCGGCTACCCGGCCTCCTTCGACTGGACCTTCCTGTACTGGTACCTCATGCGCTTCGGCGGCGACAGCCCGTTCGGCCACTCCGGCTGCCTGGACATGAAGACCCTCTACGCGACGAAGGCGCGCGTACCGCTGCGGGCCGCCGTCAAGGGCCGGATGCCGAGCGGGCTGCTGTCGCGACGGCGGCACACGCACCACGCGCTGGACGACGCGATCGAGCAGGCCGAGCTGATGAGCAACCTCATGCTCTGGCAGCCCTGA